A genomic stretch from Xiphophorus maculatus strain JP 163 A chromosome 14, X_maculatus-5.0-male, whole genome shotgun sequence includes:
- the epo gene encoding erythropoietin isoform X2 codes for MLRKTCRGLFALLLLVLEWTRPGLPSPLRPICDLRVLNHFIQEARDAEVTMKSCREGCGLTEAVSVPQTTVNFDDWEKKNAMEQAQEVQTGLWLLQQALSLLRTSMTNSELNSHIDNVIRNLHSITAVLRSLNFQEYTPPASTVGPEGTWRVSTATELLQVHLNFLRGKVRLLLLDAQACQQEAS; via the exons ATGTTGCGGAAAACTTGTAGAG GACTGTTCGCCTTGCTGCTATTAGTGTTGGAGTGGACCCGTCCAGGCCTACCGTCCCCACTAAGGCCAATCTGTGACCTCAGGGTCCTGAACCATTTCATTCAGGAAGCACGAGACGCAGAAGTCACTATG AAATCATGCAGAGAAGGATGTGGTCTGACAGAGGCTGTCTCTGTTCCCCAAACTACGGTCAACTTTGATGactgggaaaagaaaaat GCAATGGAGCAAGCTCAGGAAGTGCAGACCGGATTGTGGCTTTTACAACAGGCCCTCAGCTTACTACGGACATCGATGACGAACTCAGAACTTAATAGCCACATAGACAACGTCATCAGAAACCTACACAGCATCACCGCTGTACTACGAAGCCTCAACTTTCAA GAATATACCCCACCTGCTAGTACTGTGGGACCGGAGGGAACATGGCGGGTGTCCACAGCTACAGAACTGCTTCAAGTTCACCTCAATTTCCTGCGAGGCAAAGTACGCCTTCTTCTTTTGGACGCACAGGCTTGTCAGCAAGAAGCCAGCTGA
- the epo gene encoding erythropoietin isoform X1, producing MANRRTYWSNHAEPVRGYADTAMEFPRLFALLLLVLEWTRPGLPSPLRPICDLRVLNHFIQEARDAEVTMKSCREGCGLTEAVSVPQTTVNFDDWEKKNAMEQAQEVQTGLWLLQQALSLLRTSMTNSELNSHIDNVIRNLHSITAVLRSLNFQEYTPPASTVGPEGTWRVSTATELLQVHLNFLRGKVRLLLLDAQACQQEAS from the exons ATGGCCAATAGACGGACCTATTGGTCAAACCACGCGGAGCCTGTGAGGGGCTATGCGGACACCGCTATGGAATTTCCCA GACTGTTCGCCTTGCTGCTATTAGTGTTGGAGTGGACCCGTCCAGGCCTACCGTCCCCACTAAGGCCAATCTGTGACCTCAGGGTCCTGAACCATTTCATTCAGGAAGCACGAGACGCAGAAGTCACTATG AAATCATGCAGAGAAGGATGTGGTCTGACAGAGGCTGTCTCTGTTCCCCAAACTACGGTCAACTTTGATGactgggaaaagaaaaat GCAATGGAGCAAGCTCAGGAAGTGCAGACCGGATTGTGGCTTTTACAACAGGCCCTCAGCTTACTACGGACATCGATGACGAACTCAGAACTTAATAGCCACATAGACAACGTCATCAGAAACCTACACAGCATCACCGCTGTACTACGAAGCCTCAACTTTCAA GAATATACCCCACCTGCTAGTACTGTGGGACCGGAGGGAACATGGCGGGTGTCCACAGCTACAGAACTGCTTCAAGTTCACCTCAATTTCCTGCGAGGCAAAGTACGCCTTCTTCTTTTGGACGCACAGGCTTGTCAGCAAGAAGCCAGCTGA
- the pop7 gene encoding ribonuclease P protein subunit p20, which yields MTEPRNPGMSSVPQSNPSHTESSSQAVEMDPVEYTLRKRLPRKLPKRRNDVYVNMKTDFRAQLARCQKLLDGGGHREICVHGLGLAINRAINIALQLQASSQGALQLAANTSTVELIDDLEPEDPDEAGEPMTRTRNNSAIHIKVFYPDPQ from the coding sequence ATGACTGAACCACGCAACCCCGGGATGTCCTCCGTCCCCCAGAGTAACCCCTCCCACACGGAGTCCAGCTCCCAAGCCGTAGAGATGGATCCAGTGGAGTACACCCTGAGGAAGCGTCTCCCCCGGAAACTTCCCAAGAGGCGGAACGACGTCTACGTTAACATGAAGACCGACTTCCGGGCTCAGCTGGCGCGCTGTCAGAAGCTGCTGGACGGTGGCGGTCACAGGGAGATCTGCGTCCACGGGTTGGGCCTCGCCATCAACAGAGCCATCAACATCGCCCTGCAGCTGCAGGCCAGCAGTCAGGGCGCTCTGCAGCTGGCGGCCAACACCTCCACAGTGGAGCTCATCGACGACCTGGAGCCGGAAGATCCCGACGAGGCGGGGGAGCCCATGACACGTACACGCAATAACTCAGCCATTCATATCAAAGTTTTCTATCCTGATCCCCAGTGA
- the LOC102223802 gene encoding endonuclease domain-containing 1 protein-like, with translation MEDIPSPVCSSFYSGVRMRLFCAYILSCSVLMVSSAVSNSFRDCSHFFYMQTPPAGIRGTSLKKICQKYADKLRYATLYDSSRRLPLYSAYIFKKSDGKGRADTPWMYEPQLVSESESSNMKVLPLTADISPLIEESQIVLEDYVDAVEYRRGTLNPDQHQADPDDKSSTYTLTNVVPLITDFLGTSWSSYLDTVRRRLNNFCHGKSYIVTGVTFSGGTIKRDNKDRLSIPKHVWMGYCCPKFDRNSPYEVRFMFPSYGGYALNEQTGNNVVEVPLKKLESFLKSQTDFEKDMAIFYKGCVSENTIKKKRRDLQRLNN, from the exons ATGGAAGACATTCCAAGCCCCGTTTGCTCCAGTTTCTACTCCGGTGTGAGGATGCGTTTGTTTTGTGCCTACATCCTGTCCTGCTCTGTTTTGATGGTGAGCTCTGCCGTGTCCAACAGCTTCAGAGACTGCAGCCATTTTTTCTACATGCAAACGCCTCCAGCAGGGATCCGAGGGACGAGCCTGAAGAAGATCTGCCAGAAGTACGCCGACAAACTGCGCTACGCCACCCTGTACGACAGCAGTCGGCGTCTCCCACTGTATTCagcttacatttttaagaagtcTGATGGGAAGGGGAGGGCAGACACACCGTGGATGTACGAGCCTCAG CTGGTGTCTGAATCAGAGAGCAGCAACATGAAGGTGCTTCCTCTGACTGCAGACATTTCTCCTCTCATTGAGGAGAGCCAGATCGTTTTGGAGGACTACGTCGATGCTGTAGAATACAGACGAGGCACGCTGAACCCTGACCAGCACCAAGCAGATCCAGACGACAAATCCTCTACCTACACCCTCACCAACGTCGTTCCTCTGATCACTGATTTCCTGGGAACCTCCTGGAGTTCTTACCTAGACACCGTCCGCCGCCGCCTAAACAACTTCTGCCATGGTAAGTCTTACATCGTGACTGGAGTAACTTTTTCAGGAGGCACCATCAAGCGTGACAACAAGGACCGTCTTTCAATACCAAAACACGTATGGATGGGATACTGCTGCCCAAAGTTTGACCGTAACTCACCCTACGAGGTGAGGTTCATGTTCCCCAGTTATGGCGGCTACGCCCTGAATGAACAGACGGGCAACAATGTGGTGGAGGTGCCATTAAAGAAACTGGAGAGTTTCCTGAAGAGCCAAACAGACTTTGAAAAAGACATGGCTATTTTCTACAAGGGCTGTGTGTCAGAAAACACCATCAAAAAGAAGCGAAGAGACCTGCAGAGGCTGAATAACTGA
- the LOC102224059 gene encoding endonuclease domain-containing 1 protein-like, whose amino-acid sequence MAFWLQMGFLMASLTSSVVRGRVENELSPECREFLFMRTPPKGLELPSVKYICQFHNKKPRYVTLYSTEDHIPIYSAYTFKHSDGETCVDVPWMYEPQLSTSFDTDEMQPFPRGYMHMNFEDAQAILDDYTNAIHYERGTLNPDEHQNELDDKASTYTLTNVVPLVPDFNDRIWNKQEHIVRKRLNNYCRGKAYIVTGITKSGKMIRRENMNRIAVPNYLWSAYCCVDYDHNTPYTERYKFPSFAHYALNEDENNEIVETSVPKLQEFLKKTFANQNFQIFEGDCNPQSSMKSD is encoded by the exons ATGGCGTTTTGGCTACAGATGGGTTTCCTGATGGCCAGCCTAACGTCTTCAGTGGTGAGAGGGCGAGTAGAAAATGAGCTGTCTCCAGAGTGCAGAGAATTCCTCTTCATGAGAACCCCACCGAAAGGCCTGGAGCTCCCCTCCGTCAAGTACATCTGTCAGTTTCACAACAAGAAGCCGCGCTACGTGACTCTGTACAGCACGGAGGATCACATTCCCATCTACTCCGCCTACACCTTTAAGCACTCGGATGGGGAGACGTGTGTGGATGTTCCCTGGATGTATGAGCCACAg ttgtCCACTTCTTTTGACACAGACGAGATGCAGCCCTTTCCACGCGGTTACATGCACATGAACTTTGAAGACGCCCAAGCGATTCTGGACGACTACACCAACGCCATACACTACGAGCGAGGGACCCTGAACCCGGACGAGCATCAGAACGAACTCGACGACAAGGCCTCCACTTACACCCTCACCAACGTCGTCCCCTTGGTGCCCGACTTCAACGACAGGATCTGGAATAAACAGGAGCACATCGTCCGCAAACGGCTTAACAACTACTGCCGCGGGAAGGCCTACATAGTGACCGGGATCACCAAGTCAGGGAAGATGATCCGCAGGGAAAACATGAACCGTATCGCAGTCCCCAACTACCTGTGGTCGGCTTACTGCTGCGTGGACTATGACCACAACACTCCTTATACGGAGCGATACAAGTTCCCGTCTTTTGCTCACTACGCCCTCAATGAGGACGAGAACAACGAGATAGTAGAGACCTCCGTCCCAAAGCTCCAGGAGTTTCTCAAAAAGACGTTTGCGAACCAgaactttcagatttttgaagGAGACTGCAATCCCCAGTCCTCCATGAAAAgtgattaa
- the LOC102224315 gene encoding endonuclease domain-containing 1 protein-like: MRATSANRAVSLTAVVMVLTSVVLQGVQAGVVSDFSHAERCKDSLYMGTPPRGYLSNAFKKICQRYEDKPRYATVYDPRRHIPIFSAYTFKKSDGEKKVDFPWMFEPQLASEKSSSNMEPFPQSTSMHMNFEDTQAVLEDYADVVQYERGQLNPDEHQADPLDKASTYSLTNVVPQIREFNLGPWAEHQDIIRKRLNNYCRGKAYVITGVTTSGHTIRRNNMDRVAVPEYMWSAYCCTEFDQNAPYFVRYKFPVFGAYGLNDRVNNQMVEVPLKNLEKFLKGRMDVDKNFQIFYNDCVPDN; encoded by the exons ATGAGAGCGACATCTGCAAACCGTGCCGTTTCCCTGACAGCTGTTGTGATGGTGCTAACCTCGGTGGTGCTGCAGGGAGTCCAAGCAGGAGTAGTAAGTGACTTCAGCCATGCAGAGCGCTGCAAGGACTCCCTGTATATGGGAACCCCACCGAGAGGTTATCTCAGCAACGCCTTTAAGAAGATCTGCCAGAGGTACGAGGATAAACCTCGCTACGCCACAGTGTATGACCCCCGCAGACACATCCCCATCTTCTCTGCGTACACGTTCAAGAAGTCAGACGGGGAGAAGAAGGTGGACTTCCCCTGGATGTTTGAGCCTCAG TTGGCATCAGAGAAGAGTAGCAGCAACATGGAGCCTTTCCCCCAGTCTACAAGTATGCACATGAACTTCGAGGACACCCAAGCTGTCCTCGAAGATTACGCCGACGTTGTTCAGTACGAACGCGGACAACTAAACCCCGACGAGCACCAAGCAGACCCTCTGGACAAAGCCTCCACCTACAGCTTGACAAACGTGGTTCCTCAGATAAGGGAGTTCAACCTGGGCCCTTGGGCCGAACACCAGGACATCATCCGCAAACGACTCAATAACTACTGCAGAGGAAAGGCCTACGTTATCACCGGGGTCACCACCTCTGGACACACGATCCGCCGCAACAACATGGACCGGGTGGCCGTGCCGGAGTACATGTGGTCGGCTTACTGCTGCACGGAGTTTGACCAGAACGCACCGTACTTTGTGCGCTACAAGTTCCCTGTGTTTGGGGCATACGGGCTGAACGACCGCGTCAACAACCAGATGGTGGAGGTTCCCCTGAAGAACCTGGAGAAGTTCCTCAAAGGGAGGATGGACGTGGACAAGAACTTCCAGATATTCTATAACGACTGTGTTCCAGATAACTAA
- the ufsp1 gene encoding inactive Ufm1-specific protease 1, translating to MASDENIDWGACEKEEICQKIETLLKNVHTELPDPLTDPAKCSLVKGDYLYFHYGCDGQDDRGWGCGYRTIQTMASWIYLNRSPVQNQNRIAPSLPQIQQALVTMGDKPGSFSGSKEWIGTFEASLVLDYFCDVPCKVVHVRGGGAELEQVAAEELHQHFEKHGSPVMMGGDRDNSSKGILGVCTGDKGSYLLVVDPHYYGRQLEKTELQKRGWVAWKRVSSLDQSSFYNLCLPQTATKGI from the coding sequence ATGGCTTCTGACGAAAATATAGATTGGGGTGCCTGTGAAAAGGAGGAGATTTGTCAGAAGATAGAAACTTTATTAAAGAATGTACACACTGAGCTCCCTGATCCACTGACGGACCCTGCGAAATGTTCCCTGGTTAAAGGAGACTATCTGTACTTCCATTATGGCTGTGATGGACAGGATGACAGAGGCTGGGGCTGTGGATACCGTACCATTCAAACCATGGCTTCGTGGATTTACCTGAACAGGTCCCCAGTTCAAAACCAGAACAGAATCGCTCCAAGCCTACCACAGATCCAGCAAGCCTTGGTGACAATGGGGGACAAGCCAGGCTCCTTCTCAGGCTCCAAGGAGTGGATAGGGACATTTGAAGCCTCCCTGGTGCTGGACTACTTCTGTGATGTTCCCTGTAAGGTGGTGCATGTTAGAGGTGGAGGGGCAGAGCTGGAGCAGGTTGCAGCAGAGGAGCTTCATCAACACTTTGAGAAGCACGGTTCTCCTGTCATGATGGGAGGAGACAGGGACAATTCCTCTAAAGGCATATTAGGAGTTTGTACTGGGGACAAAGGGAGCTATTTGCTTGTTGTTGATCCTCACTACTATGGGAGACAACTGGAGAAGACAGAGCTGCAGAAGAGAGGGTGGGTGGCTTGGAAACGAGTCTCATCTCTAGATCAGTCCTCGTTTTATAACCTCTGCTTGCCTCAGACTGCTACGAAGGGAATATGA